Proteins encoded in a region of the Mucispirillum schaedleri ASF457 genome:
- a CDS encoding rod-binding protein, protein MVEAAKLNTNVELTKEQAREKRDKELRQACAAFEGMFMDMMMKTMRKATMESSLIKKSNGEKIFTEMLDQQYVDILAKTPDSGLGVSLYQHLKQTMPQYRDEGKIFHKELNPYAVQQKRQEAFSQEGLDLVQ, encoded by the coding sequence ATGGTTGAAGCAGCAAAACTTAACACAAATGTAGAGCTTACAAAAGAACAGGCTCGTGAAAAAAGAGATAAAGAATTAAGACAGGCTTGTGCAGCATTTGAAGGTATGTTTATGGATATGATGATGAAAACAATGCGTAAAGCTACTATGGAGTCATCACTGATTAAAAAAAGTAATGGCGAAAAAATATTTACAGAAATGCTTGACCAGCAGTATGTAGATATTTTAGCAAAAACACCAGATTCTGGTTTGGGAGTGTCACTTTATCAGCATTTAAAACAGACTATGCCACAGTATAGAGATGAAGGAAAAATTTTCCACAAAGAATTAAACCCTTATGCAGTGCAGCAGAAAAGACAGGAAGCATTTTCTCAAGAGGGTTTAGATTTAGTTCAATAA